ACTGGGGGATTCGGAAAGGTTCGCCTGAAAGCACGGGAAATAAGCCCGGGCGCCCCTGCAGAGCTTCGCGACGGCTTTCGTGCTCCCTTTATCTGGCTGCCGGCCGCCAAACCAGCAACGCCCTGGAAAATGAGTTTATTCCCATCTCCAACCGGCCGGCGTGTGCACGCAGCGCAGCGATGCCGGCGGCTTAACGAAAGGTGGGAGAGCGTTTTCCCCCGaaagcagcacctcctgccccggCCCCACCGATGATGCTCCCGGCGGCGCTGATCCCACCAGGACATCGCTTCGGGGGGGCACAGAGCGCGGTGAGCCGGGGCGTGGGGTCGAACTcgacctttctttttttttttttttgggtgcaGATTTGGGGGTTTGAGGATTTGCTCAGCAGGTGACTCGCGGGGACAGCGCCGCGCGGGTTCAGTTTTATCTGAATCCCAGTGGAAATTAAACGTGTGCTTGTTTCCTCAGCACCTCCCGCTACCGTCACGCCTGATTTTATAACGCGgagcgattttttttttccttttcgcTAAGAGACAAACCCACCGGTGTCTCCTCGTCGGGTGTTGCCGTCCTAACCCCTCTTCCTCGCAGCCCCGGGCTGTTCGATTTCACACGCTTTGGGGCACGTtagctgcaaaacagaaaaaaagaaaaaagctgtacttatttctgtggttttggtgCCTTCCGTGGATTCTCTGGTCTCCGGCACAGAGTTGtgaaatttctctttcctccagttctttggttgttgtttttttttttttttggctcgCGTTCTTGAGAACATTCACGGAAAACGGGACCCGCTCTCATTTCGCTGACGATTTTTGGAGCCACCCACATGGGAAAGCTTTCCCCGTGGGGATTCTCTGATGTCTCGTTGGGGTTGTGCAGCCCCCCAACGCCGGAGGGGGACGGCTCGGCGACGTGGGAACGGGGAATCCGGGCTCCGAAACCCGCCTGGACCCGAGGTGTGcgcccagcacagcagctcgcTCCCACGCGATGAGTTTTTGAGCGTTTGGGCTGGCAAATGAATGGCAAAACTCAACCTGAGATGCTGGGAAGGAGCGGGGATCAACAGAGGGATGCTTGTGGCCATGCCGGCAGTTTTGTGAGCTTTTCCTTGAGTTTTCtaggaaaacagaaggcagaTGGCTTGGTTTTTGGAAGGGGCAAGCAAACCCTGGGAAGCGTTGGCTGCACGCCAGTCCCCGGCACTGACCAAATCCAGGGGGCTTCGTCCAGCTGCAAATCTGAACCCCCCCGAAGCTTTTCTCCCCTTTGGCCGGCTGGATTTCCCACTGCGCTCGCTTTGCTTTTGCATTCGTTTTGGTTTTTGGCAGCGGAAGGTCTTTCCGCTAACTTTATGGCACCGCTGCAGGTTTATTGCCGCGCGAGCGTGCCGCAGGCCGTCCCGTGGCGCTGCCTCGTTTTCCTCCTGGAAATGTCACCGCTGTCGTGAGCGGACCTCGGCGATGGTGTCTGCAGCATCTCGGGGCATCCCGGCACCGGGGGACACGGCACGGACCTGCCCAAGCACCAAAACGaagagaagagggaggaaaaaaacagcccGGGTGGCTCGGACCACGCCAGGCACGGCTGGGGCTCCGCGGGGAGGTGCTGCGGATACAAATCGGGGCGTTTCAGCATCAAGCAGCCTCTATTTCCGTGTGATTTGGCTTGTCAGTTTGAAGGATGAGGGATACCCACACGGCAGCACCCGAAGCTGCCCTCTGGCTTCTCCCAGGGTGGTTGAGCAGGTCCTGGCTGGCTGCCCGCTTCCTTTGCGCCTTTGCCAACACGTGCTGCGGAGCTGCGGCACTGCTGccagcgcggcggcggcggcggcacgcGCCCTGTGCCCCTGAGAGCGGGTGGAAATGCCCCAAAATGGACCCCGGAGAGGAAGGAAGGCTCGTGGAAGAGGGAGGCCTTGACGGGGTTTGCTCACAAATTGTTTGCGCTGGTTTCGTGATGGGAATTCCCGTTGTGTTCCCATCCCCGTTGTTATCGCGCTCCCATCTCCATCATGCTCCCGTCCCCACCACGTTCCCATTGCTGTTGTGCTCCTGTCCCCATCGCCATCACGCTCCTGTCCCCATCGTGctcccatccctgtccccgcTGCTGTCATGCTCCCAAACCCCTTGCGCTCCTGTCCCCATCACCACCACGCTCCTCTCCCCGTCGTGctcccatccctgtcccccacTGCGTTCCCAATCCCATTGCCACCATCATTCCATCCCCAGCGTGCTCCCGTCCCTGTTGTCCTCCCACCCCCCACCACTGCAATCCCAACCCCGTTGTCCTTGTGGCCCTACCGACACCCCGCTCCCGTCCCCGCCGCACCGCTGCGCTTCCCAGAGCCACTGCGAAGGGTTGGGACCTCACCTGCCGCCTCGACTCCTGGTGTCGGTGCGTGCCCCGCGGTGTCACCGCTCCGCCCAGGCCGGGGGACAGGTCGTGGACACGCGAGCCTTTCCCACGCCGCAGCCAGGGCACAGCCTCGGGGTAGGAGCCGCCGGGAAACTTTCTCCATCGCGCCAGGGAAAAGGAAGCGAAATCTTGACGCCCTCTTGCAAAACCGACCTCGAGTCGGAGCTAAAGGGGAAGCACGAGCgctgctggggagaagggaagggataaATCAGATCCCCACCGTCCCGCTGCCTGGCCACGTGGCGGTCAGATTTTGGCCACCTCCAGGGCCGTGGGTTGCAGCCAGCAGTGGGGTGACAACCCCcgggaagcagcaggaggactCGTGCAGCGCCTGGGAATTCTCACGTCCTGCAAAACGGGAGGAGAACAGAggcggggagcggagccggAGCGCGGCGGCTGGCGGTGGGACGCGGCTGACCGAGAAGCTCGCTGCAGGGGGAGAAATTCTGCtaaaaggctttttcttctgctaaaagGAGCTGCTCGAAGGGACCACAAACGTGCCAGAAACCCGGCTGTAACCGGGGCTCCGTGCGTGGCACACCGCCGTCCCCCTTCCCCGTGCCCCGCGTGCAGGCACAGCCACCTCCGCTTGCGGGCTCTGTGCTGGATGAGGCTctcccagccccggggcagcaCCAATGCCCCacaccccttccccagcaggatGGGACCCCTACCGGTGGGCACGGTGAGCCAGGAGAGCCCCTCGTGCCCCCGTTatcatcttcatttctttgtttcccccctcccccgtGCCAGTGCGATGCAGCCGCCCCAAGGACGTGGCCAACGCGCACATCGAGGCGGGCAACACCACGCAGCTCAACACCTGCCTGCGCTACACCTGCAAGCCGGGCTACAAGCGCAAAGCCGGCACCTCCAGCCTCATCCAGTGCGTCCTCCACAACGCCAAGCCCGTCTGGACGCACACCAGCCTGCAGTGCATCCGTAAGCTCTCGCCGGGTGGCCCCGGGGACGGGGGGACGGCGGGGACGGGGGCGGAGGGGGGACGCGGGGTGGCGTTGCCGCTGACGGCGTCTCCACGTTGTGTTTTCCCCAAGGGGACCCGGCTCTACCCCCACCAAcccccagccccgagctgccGACCGTGCTGCCCACCATGAGGACGACCCAGAGAGGTGAGGAAGGGGTGAATGCGGCCCCATGTTTGGGGCTGCCTGGCCGTGGTGAGGAAGCGTTGTGGAAAGCCAAACTAGAGGggatggcctcaagttgtgccgggggaggttcaggtgggaaatgaggagacatttctgctcagaaggagcaggcaggcgttgggacgggttgcccagggaggtggtggagtcaccgtccctgggggtgctcaaggagaggttggacgtggtgcttggggacgtggttcagtgggtgacattggtggcagggggatggttggaccagatgatcttggagggctcttccaaccttaatgccTCTACGATTCTCTGACCCCATGCTCGAGTAACCCAGCTGCGTGACCTTCCACCACCTCATAGCTGTGGGGTGGGCTGCGTCACCCTTGCCACCCCCCTGCCTGGATCCGGTGCGAGGCCGCGCACGGAGTAAGGGCTCTGCCCAGAGCTCCACTGAAAACTGCCCCAAATTCAAAGGGTTTTACACCCTTTCCCCAAGCAGGAACCACCGGCGCCGCTCCGACCTCCAGCCCCTCTCCAGCAGCAACGCCCGTGCCGCCGGTGGCTGGTGGGCCATCGCCGGAGACATCCACGCTGCCGGCGACGTCCCCGCTGCTGGAGACGTCTCCGCCAGGAAAAGGGATGGCCCTGGGGACAACCCCGCTGCCCACTGCCCCCGTGGACCACGCTGCAGGTTGGTTCACCTCCCCAAGGGAGATAACCTGCCAGCGGGGCTGCGTTTCAGTCAGTGCAGGCTCTTTTACCGTTTCAgtgctttttccccttctctccgAGCTCCTTTTTAACGCTGTTCCCCCCGGCATCTTCCCCTTTCCTGGGCTTCCCCAACTCTGGGGCTAaaatctctgtttctcttttttttctttttcagtttctgcccAGATATTGGCCTCTTCCATCGGTAAGCAGCGCTGGattgagcaaaaaaaaaaaaaaagctcattttggCAAACGCGGGCtcatttaatttgtatttttaccCTAAAAGCCGCTCTCAGAGCTGTGCGAGGTTTGCACAGGCGATGCCTCCAAGGGGGGCAGGATGCAGCATCCCCATTTCTTCCCCCGGCAGGGCGGGTACCTTGAAAATACGCTGTGAAAAGTTGCGCATAACGCATTTTTGGCTCTTTGTGGGACCGTTTTGAGCGGGGCTGCTCCCTTGGCCGTGCGTTGGAAGGTGCTCATCGGCTGCCTCATCTCTCCCACAGGGCTCCCGCTGCTGGTCATCGCCGGCGTTgtggcttgctgctgctggaggatgAAAACGTAAGTGTGCTGAGCCCCGCGTGGTCCCTCCACGCCGGTGACAAGCCACTGTTGTCCCTTGAGCTTTCCTAAAAGCTGGGGAGAACCCTTCGGGTGCCGACGACGCTCCTCTCCCGTCCACAGGAGCGCCCAGCAGGACTACACGGTGGCGGGGACGGCCATCCCCATGGTGGCTCCCGCCGCCGCAGCCGAGGACGATGAGACGGTGCCACCCGGCGTCTTCCCCATGGGCTGAGCACCCACGGCCGGGCAACTCGGTGTACCTGCCAGCCCGGCCAGCAAGGAgggtgctcggggctgggcCGGATAGTCGGATGCTTCCCCGAGTGGCAGTGGCGTGGGGCAGAGCACGTCCCCCGTCCCCAGCCGCCCTGCGCATGGAGCATCTTCGCCCCGGGGACACGTGGCTGCTTTTCCCAGCCTGACCAAGTGACTGTCATGGAAGAGCCCGCTCCGTCGGCCGAAGGTGGGTGGGAATTCTGCTGGGCGAGCCCCGGGAGCACCCCggggtggtggaggtggtgggTGGCCTGAGCCGGGAGCCAAAAAGCAGGAGGTATTTAAACACGGGCCAGAGGAGCGTGACGCAAGGGACCATTAGCAGGACACCCACGGGTGTCCCACCTTGCTGCAGACTGGGTGATCGTGGTCAGCACATTTTGGGGTATAGGGGACGGGGTTTGTGTGCTGGCATTGAAACCAGACCGCTCTGCCCCGCATCACGCCCCTTCCCTGGGCCAGAGTTGGGCCAGCCAGACGCCATCCCTAGAGCTGCTTTAACCCCAAACTGCCCCCAACCCACTGCTCACGGTCACTGCAGACCCAGGCGAGCATCCTGTTGCGCTCTGactccctctctgctctctttCAGCCACCCCCAAGCCATCGACCGCAGCGAAGagctccagcaccagcctgcTGCGGCTCAGGGCCCCTCGGACACAACTCAGGGATCCTTCGGGGGCACTTTCGGCACCGAGCCCAGGTGCCCACCGGCTCCGGCTGCTTGCAGGGGAGCGCAAGCAGGAGCGACTCGCTACAGACACTGCCAAAACCTGAAAGCACGACCTAGGGAAAATTTCCCTTTGCAGGTTTTCCCTTCTCCACCCGTTTGTTACCGGTTGTTATCCACTCGGTTCCCCCTTGCTACAGAACAGGCAGCTTTGTGGTGACGCTTTATATAAaaacgtgtatatatatattatataaaaataacgCACGCGGAGTGGCCGATGCTTTAGTTGGGTGTCTCGGCCTCCACGACGATGGGGAGAGGGAGCAGGTTTGGGGTGAAATCCCccgctgcagcagccagggcttgCTGGCCAGCCCTGCCACGGCCCTGTGACTGCCCCAAAAGGGCACTGCCGTCCTCTGGAGGCAAAGTGGCAGCTGCCACGACCCGTTTGGCTCCGCTGGAAGGCACAAGAGTCTTCATCAGgcagctgggaagcaggaggTGTCTCATAAATCACgtcctttcctcccttctgtCTCTTGTCCTCGTGTTTGTGCGCTCTGCTGTAGGGACTCGTGGCCGAGCAAGGCCTCCTGTCATGGCACTTCActcccctttttctccccagtgccatggggtggggagaaaataaatgaggctggaagggagcaCAGGAGGTCCCTGGTCTGGCGTCTGCAGTTCCATTTAGCTTCCAAGCATTGTTCTGCCCATGTTTAGGTGAGCAGGAAGCCTTTCTGGAGCTGGCGCTTGGAAAGCGAAAAGAGCCAGCGAAGCAGCTGCCATTCAGTGATTAACTGTGAAAGTCAACAGGATGCGGGAGCTTTCCCAGCCAGGCACGGCTCGTGGCTCCAGGCTGATGTCCAGGAGGTCTCTGCCTGCATCGGTTTCGGTTTTGATCTCTTCATGGCACAGGGCTCTGGTAGCAGCCAGGGCATCGTCATCTGCCTGCTCCACTCcatgctggtgcagcctcacctcaggCACTGTGTGAAGTTTGGGGCGTCACAGTATAAGGAGGACATGAAACTATCAGAGAGTGTCTaaagaagggctacaaagatggggaagggtctagaggggaagaagtgtgaggagcagctgaggaccCTTGGTTTTtcagcccagcccagagcaggccgaggggaggcctcatggcggcctgcagctccctcacgaggggagcggaggggcaggcgctgagctctgctctctggggacagcgacaggacctgagggaacagcatggagctgggacaggggagggtcaggctggggttagggaaaggttctgcacccagaggtggtcgggcactgggacaggttccCAGGGATATGGTCACGGCCccgagcctgacagagttcaagaagtgtttggacaccGCTCTCAGACTcagggtctgattttggggtggtcctttggggacctaggagttggactcgatgatccttgtgggtcccttccaactctgctTCTCTGAATCTGTCTTCACACGGACAGCATAAGCCACCCTCTGGTTGACAAGGCCACCACGCTGCTGGTACCATTGCTACCGGGATGGCTGGTAAAGAAACACAACTCGGGGTGACTTCttaactgaagagaaaaagcattaagGCTTTCGTTGTGACAAATTTTATCTCAGTATTAAAAAATGCTCTCCAGCTTCACTCTGATCATCTGTGTTAGACCAGAATCAAACCACAGCAGTTCTTCAGGTGCCGCCTCTCCTCCCCTTATGCTTTgctgcagggagaagagatGTGAAGTCTGGGGAAACCTCTTGGCTGCAAGTAAGGAAAATTCCTTTAATTCAACTGGGAGAGGTTATGACTGatttccttcttccctgctTTCCCATTAAAGCAGGCTCCAGGAAAAGGTTCATTTTCTAGGAATAGAAGGTTTCACGGGGTACTTTTAGGCATCACATTCCTCCTCTGTTGGGTGAGAAGGATTTTCCTGAGGTACGATGTGACGGAAGAGTCAGGAAAACCCCAGCAGCTTTGTCACTGGGAGTATTTTCCTGGTGACAGAGGAATGGATGGTAATGctcaaatgaaaaaacagcagtcCTGTCCTGTAGAGTTTACACTGTGAATATTCTTCTGTGCAATGGTGCAGGCCATGCTGACCAGCTCCTGAAGGAGGGCTTGAGAAAAAGTCTTGCGCCTCCTTGCAGAGGACCTGGAAGATTCCTCCTGGAGCTGGTCCAAAATCCTGCTCCCAAAATCCACCTGATAAGGAGCCTGGATGTGAAAACTGGCCAGAATGGCTCCAGGGTGAAGCAAGGGCTTTTGGAGCCGGAAGGCTTCATTACGTCAGGATGTGTTATTCCTGAAGTGCTGGGAAGGAGGCCAGAGATGTCATGGTTCCAAAACGCTTCTGCGCACACGAGTAGCAAAGGTACCCACCTGCATCCGTGCTGCCATTGCTCTGCAAGGGAAAGAGAGATTTAAGAGGATGCTACGGCTGGAGGagcacagcctctgctcccagcctcgTCCAGGAAAGACAGCAGGGATGTGCCCGAAGTATCTCCTGCCACCAAAGAAATCCATTCTGGGACAGTTTGCTTAATAGCTGCAGCCAAATGTCCCCACTCAGGTTTTCTCTGGTGAAGCAGGAGGCTGCCAGCTGGCATCTCCTCCGTaaatgttctatgattctaagattctatggttctgtgatctCCTCCCGTAAATGTGCATGGCTCCTTACAATGCTAGGGAGTGAATCCTGCCTGTGAGCCAGGAGCTGATACCGAGGCTGGGCCCATCTCAGTCAGCTTGCCTCCTTTAGGGTCACGCACTGCCCTTCTCATTGCTCGCCTCccctgctcatggcttggagCCATCTGCTATCTCTAGTCCCAGCAGTGGAGCTCCACCAGATTTACTGCTTGCTTGCGGATCCTGGCGCTAGGAGAGCTTGCTGGGTGAGGACCAACCCCAGGGCCACAAAGTGGAACTGAAACCAAAACTGGGCGGAAAAATCAGGTTGCCACCTTCGCGCCAGTTCACGTACGGCCACTGGCAGGGACACAGGGTGCCCCGCTAATCTCTAGGTGGGTGTTTGATGGCCTCTGCAGAGTAAGAAATGGGCCATGACACAACAAAACCCCCAAGTGGCTCCACCCGAGACCAAAATTAGAAGAGGTAAAGACTTAAGAGACTGCAGGAACCCCAGCACCGCCCTGAATCATGCACTCAGGAAGTCGTCCCCAGTTACAAGACTGGGCTGTGAGCAGAAGTAAGGGGCTGAACCATGGGATCCAGCCACGGGACTTTCCCTGCTCACTTCCACGCAAGCTGAGCACTGAAGTTGTCCCTCCCCTTGTGATAGCTCAGAGCAGTGACCGAGCGTGGCCACCCCGTGACAAGGAGCAGCTTGTGGAGGCTCCTCGTTTAAACACACGACCTCAGGGGCCCTCGGTGGGTTTGGTCAAGACCAAGAAGCAGA
The nucleotide sequence above comes from Oxyura jamaicensis isolate SHBP4307 breed ruddy duck chromosome 1, BPBGC_Ojam_1.0, whole genome shotgun sequence. Encoded proteins:
- the IL15RA gene encoding interleukin-15 receptor subunit alpha isoform X1, whose translation is MARPLLPLLCGAVALLLPWVAGETVRCSRPKDVANAHIEAGNTTQLNTCLRYTCKPGYKRKAGTSSLIQCVLHNAKPVWTHTSLQCIRDPALPPPTPSPELPTVLPTMRTTQRAGTTGAAPTSSPSPAATPVPPVAGGPSPETSTLPATSPLLETSPPGKGMALGTTPLPTAPVDHAAVSAQILASSIGLPLLVIAGVVACCCWRMKTSAQQDYTVAGTAIPMVAPAAAAEDDETVPPGVFPMG
- the IL15RA gene encoding interleukin-15 receptor subunit alpha isoform X2 produces the protein MARPLLPLLCGAVALLLPWVAGETVRCSRPKDVANAHIEAGNTTQLNTCLRYTCKPGYKRKAGTSSLIQCVLHNAKPVWTHTSLQCIRDPALPPPTPSPELPTVLPTMRTTQRGTTGAAPTSSPSPAATPVPPVAGGPSPETSTLPATSPLLETSPPGKGMALGTTPLPTAPVDHAAVSAQILASSIGLPLLVIAGVVACCCWRMKTSAQQDYTVAGTAIPMVAPAAAAEDDETVPPGVFPMG
- the IL15RA gene encoding interleukin-15 receptor subunit alpha isoform X3 encodes the protein MARPLLPLLCGAVALLLPWVAGETVRCSRPKDVANAHIEAGNTTQLNTCLRYTCKPGYKRKAGTSSLIQCVLHNAKPVWTHTSLQCIRDPALPPPTPSPELPTVLPTMRTTQRVSAQILASSIGLPLLVIAGVVACCCWRMKTSAQQDYTVAGTAIPMVAPAAAAEDDETVPPGVFPMG